From the Motacilla alba alba isolate MOTALB_02 chromosome Z, Motacilla_alba_V1.0_pri, whole genome shotgun sequence genome, one window contains:
- the HEXB gene encoding beta-hexosaminidase subunit beta — protein sequence MGRAMGLAGLLLGLVVVPAVLVSTSLRHGAPRAEAEPQPNGWELAADAAPEDSLWPLPQRVRTYPRQLQLAPSRFQLVHGAGSSAGPGCGLLQDAFRRYYEYMFGHSRRRTWGRGPLAARAEPELFQLQVVIEAGDPGCDRHPHLTSSEAYHLTVTEPVAILKASEVWGALRGLETFSQLVHEDDYGSFLVNESEINDFPRFAHRGVLLDTSRHYLPLKSILTNLDAMAFNKFNVLHWHIVDDQSFPYQSTYFPELSDKGAYSSNLIYTPTDVRLVIEYARLRGIRVIPEFDTPGHTQSWGKGQKDLLTPCYNGGQPTGSFGPVNPVWNTTYDFMTKFFKEISSVFPDKFIHLGGDEVDFSCWKSNPEVKEFMKKQGFGIDYAKLESYYVQNILDIVSSYNKGQMVWQEVFDHKAQLKPDTVVQVWMANNYASELSRVTGAGFTAVLSAPWYLDYISYGQDWKKYYSVEPLNFPGSEEQKQLLIGGEACLWGEFVDATNLTPRLWPRASAVGERLWSSSNVTNLQDAYRRLTNHRCRMLRRGIAAEPVFVGYCAHETRGS from the exons ATGGGCAGAGCTatggggctggctgggctgctgctggggctcgTCGTGGTCCCCGCCGTGCTGGTGAGCACCAGCCTCCGCCACGGCGCCCCGCGGGCCGAGGCCGAGCCGCAGCCGAACGGCTGGGAGCTGGCGGCAGACGCCGCCCCCGAGGACTCGCTGTGGCCGCTGCCGCAGCGGGTCCGCACGTACCCTCGCCAGCTGCAGCTAGCGCCCAGCCGCTTCCAGCTCGTACATGGCGCCGGCTCctcggcggggccgggctgcgggcTGCTGCAGGACGCCTTCCGCAG GTACTATGAGTACATGTTCGGGCATTCCCGGCGGCGGACGTGGGGCCGCGGGCCGCTAGCTGCCCGAGCGGAGCCCgagctgttccagctgcaggtggTGATCGAGGCGGGGGACCCTGGCTGTGACAGGCACCCGCACCTCACATCCAGCGAGGCCT aCCATTTAACGGTAACTGAACCTGTGGCTATACTGAAAGCTTCTGAGGTATGGGGTGCTTTAAGAG GTTTGGAAACCTTCAGCCAGTTGGTTCATGAAGATGACTATGGAAGC ttTCTTGTCAATGAATCTGAAATCAATGACTTCCCAAGATTTGCTCATAGAGGAGTCTTATTAGATACTTCAAGGCATTATTTACCATTGAAATCTATTCTTACAAACCTG GATGCCATGGCTTTTAATAAGTTCAATGTTCTCCACTGGCATATAGTAGATGATCAGTCCTTCCCTTACCAGAGCACTTATTTCCCTGAATTAAGTGATAAG GGGGCATACTCCTCTAATCTCATCTATACTCCTACTGATGTCCGTCTGGTGATTGAGTATGCCCGGTTAAGAGGCATCAGAGTTATCCCAGAGTTTGATACGCCAGGACACACGCAGTCTTGGGGAAAAG GTCAGAAAGATCTTCTCACTCCTTGTTACAATGGAGGACAGCCAACTGGGTCCTTTGGACCTGTAAATCCTGTTTGGAATACAACTTACGACTTCATGACTAAGTTCTTTAAGGAGATCAGCAGTGTATTTCCAGATAAATTCATTCATTTGGGAGGAGATGAAGTGGACTTCAGTTGTTG GAAATCTAACCCTGAGGTGAAAGAGTTCATGAAGAAGCAAGGTTTTGGCATTGACTATGCTAAACTGGAATCTTACTATGTTCAGAA CATTTTGGACATTGTTTCCTCCTACAACAAAGGACAAATGGTCTGGCAAGAAGTGTTTGATCACAAAGCTCAA ctGAAACCAGACACGGTAGTTCAAGTGTGGATGGCAAATAACTACGCTAGTGAACTGAGCAGGGTCACAGGAGCTGGGTTCACTGCTGTCCTCTCAGCACCGTGGTACTTAGACTACATTAGTTATGGGCAAGACTGGAAGAAATACTACAGTGTTGAACCACTTAACTTCCCTG GGTCTGAAGAACAGAAGCAACTTTTAATAGGTGGAGAAGCTTGCCTGTGGGGGGAATTCGTGGATGCAACTAACTTGACACCAAGGTTATG GCCTCGAGCAAGTGCTGTTGGGGAAAgactctggagcagcagcaatgtGACCAACTTGCAGGACGCCTACAGAAGGCTAACTAATCATCGATGCCGCATGCTCCG CCGTGGCATAGCGGCCGAACCGGTGTTTGTTGGATACTGTGCCCATGAAACAAGAGGGTCATAA